A stretch of Lujinxingia sediminis DNA encodes these proteins:
- a CDS encoding porin translates to MCKKVFGIAAAALAAATFFVPGVALGQEVPDLSITSEDGDFSITFNGDFQLRYEVNAEDLSVQNAGFFIRRLRPAIEARAFGNLVMKVVPELNRGASLRDGWVAYEFSDHVIVQAGQFAPPFSWERDSSSDYHVFVERSLAHGEFQWADGRDIGVMVDADPSDTFHLEAGIFNGEGRNAMPSPDVSHVVTGRVAGAPIGVYSESEALVEPVAEPTLILGAGAYYANASRARDWLGDDSNLRAALLGATADAYLAIDRVTLQGSYFFRDTRSPDGAFDGFVGQGMNAQLAVLAVKQRLLLAARFSQTYFDDAAPVTSNDEAALAAQIYHRGHRSKLHVEVGARGLVNDGPRQEFLRLQYQFLF, encoded by the coding sequence ATGTGTAAAAAGGTGTTTGGTATCGCTGCGGCCGCCCTGGCGGCGGCGACGTTTTTTGTTCCCGGGGTGGCGTTGGGGCAGGAGGTGCCGGACCTCTCGATCACGTCGGAGGACGGTGACTTTTCGATCACCTTCAACGGCGATTTTCAGCTGCGTTACGAGGTCAATGCCGAGGATCTGTCGGTGCAAAACGCCGGGTTTTTCATTCGGCGGTTGAGGCCGGCGATTGAGGCGCGGGCCTTTGGCAACCTGGTGATGAAGGTGGTCCCGGAGCTCAACCGGGGGGCTTCGCTTCGCGACGGCTGGGTGGCCTATGAGTTCTCCGATCACGTCATCGTGCAGGCCGGTCAGTTTGCGCCGCCTTTTAGCTGGGAGCGCGACAGCTCCAGCGACTACCACGTCTTTGTGGAGCGCTCGCTGGCGCACGGGGAGTTTCAGTGGGCCGACGGGCGCGATATTGGCGTGATGGTCGACGCGGATCCTAGCGACACCTTCCACCTGGAAGCCGGCATCTTCAACGGAGAAGGCCGCAATGCCATGCCTTCGCCGGACGTCAGCCACGTGGTCACCGGGCGAGTCGCCGGGGCGCCGATCGGGGTGTACAGCGAGAGCGAGGCGCTGGTGGAGCCGGTGGCCGAGCCGACGTTGATTCTGGGGGCGGGGGCCTACTACGCGAACGCGTCGCGGGCCCGCGACTGGCTTGGAGACGATTCCAATCTGCGCGCCGCCTTGCTGGGGGCGACCGCCGACGCCTACCTGGCCATCGATCGGGTCACGCTGCAGGGGAGTTATTTTTTCCGGGACACACGCTCACCCGACGGCGCCTTTGATGGTTTTGTGGGCCAGGGCATGAACGCGCAGCTGGCGGTGCTGGCCGTGAAGCAGCGCCTGCTGCTGGCGGCCCGTTTCTCGCAGACCTATTTCGACGACGCTGCGCCGGTCACCAGCAACGATGAGGCCGCGCTGGCAGCTCAGATCTACCACCGGGGGCATCGCTCCAAGCTGCACGTGGAGGTGGGCGCGCGGGGGCTGGTTAACGATGGGCCGCGTCAGGAGTTTTTGAGATTGCAGTATCAGTTTTTGTTTTGA
- the hemW gene encoding radical SAM family heme chaperone HemW: MSDSEASAIRVREGEIGVYVHVPFCERLCPYCDFAVSVQREIPHQAYVERVAAELKARAGEFEGYEAVTLYVGGGTPSLLSGEALGALFEAVRGVVSVHEGAEVTLEANPNQLTAANLAAWKELGVERLSVGCQSFQDAQLKALRRNHSAAQAIEGVERALEVMERVSIDLMFGVPGQTMGSWEADLAVMQRLVEERGLDHVSAYNLTVEPGTAFWIRRKRGSLSLPDEDTSANFLERLVERTAEVGLWRYEVSNFAVPGGESRHNSGYWLRRPYVGVGVGAHSLRVAADGRSWRRANAKKYAEYMEQAEPGAPKSEEALSARESFGEHLFLGARSRLGLDLSGLFERYAGVLSRAEEARVGEAVEGLEALGLLERLDGDRVIWRPTLRGLDLGDTVAERLYLAATPDDI; the protein is encoded by the coding sequence GTGAGTGATAGCGAGGCTTCTGCGATACGCGTAAGGGAGGGGGAGATTGGCGTCTATGTGCATGTGCCTTTCTGTGAGCGGCTCTGCCCCTACTGTGACTTTGCGGTCTCGGTGCAGCGGGAGATCCCGCATCAGGCCTACGTGGAGCGGGTGGCTGCGGAGCTTAAGGCGCGCGCTGGCGAGTTTGAGGGGTACGAGGCGGTCACCCTTTATGTGGGTGGGGGAACGCCCTCGCTGCTCTCTGGCGAGGCCCTGGGAGCCCTTTTTGAGGCGGTTCGGGGTGTTGTGAGCGTGCACGAGGGCGCGGAGGTGACGCTGGAGGCCAACCCCAACCAGCTCACGGCGGCGAACCTGGCAGCCTGGAAGGAGCTGGGGGTGGAGCGGCTCAGCGTGGGGTGCCAGAGTTTTCAGGATGCGCAGCTCAAGGCGCTGCGTCGCAATCATTCGGCGGCGCAGGCCATCGAGGGGGTGGAGCGGGCGCTGGAGGTGATGGAGCGCGTCTCGATCGACCTGATGTTCGGCGTGCCCGGGCAGACGATGGGCTCCTGGGAGGCGGACCTGGCGGTAATGCAGCGGTTGGTGGAGGAGCGGGGCCTCGACCATGTGAGCGCCTACAACCTGACGGTGGAGCCGGGCACGGCCTTCTGGATTCGGCGCAAGCGCGGCAGCCTGAGCCTTCCCGACGAGGATACGAGCGCGAATTTTCTGGAGAGGTTGGTTGAGCGCACCGCCGAGGTGGGGCTGTGGCGTTACGAAGTCTCGAATTTTGCGGTGCCCGGAGGGGAGAGCCGCCATAACAGCGGCTACTGGCTCAGGCGGCCTTATGTCGGCGTGGGAGTGGGGGCGCATAGCCTGCGGGTTGCGGCCGACGGCCGCTCCTGGCGGCGGGCGAATGCGAAGAAGTACGCCGAGTATATGGAGCAGGCTGAACCGGGAGCGCCGAAGAGCGAGGAGGCGCTGAGCGCCCGGGAGTCCTTTGGGGAGCATCTTTTTCTGGGGGCGCGAAGTCGCCTGGGGCTCGATCTTTCGGGGCTTTTTGAGCGTTACGCCGGGGTGCTCTCGCGAGCGGAAGAGGCGCGGGTTGGCGAGGCGGTCGAGGGGCTGGAGGCGTTGGGGTTGTTGGAGCGCCTCGATGGCGACCGGGTTATCTGGCGACCGACGTTGCGGGGGCTGGATCTGGGCGATACGGTCGCCGAGCGCCTTTATCTGGCGGCAACGCCGGATGATATCTGA
- a CDS encoding YncE family protein has product MGTSHRWAALAVASGVLATALGVAAGGTLLMGHAGMGGASAGSSGEAPSREAPPRVAPPRVAPSREASTTFSELVAGVMTPALDLERGHAPEVWEHEGMHISLTLEAAERGPIARLKVTDAESGDPVRGLKPRAWLDGPGVDGPLKGAACGARVQELKEGGLAERAEVDLNGLRVMLLNDDHTLSVVNPQIALKQTRLEALLRLPGEVADWVLHPDGRSLYLSIPELRQVLVVETQGFRVASTLALEEAPGALAVSPDGRHLWVGGAGAEASALRVIDTYDDRVVEEVEVGPGPHQVVFSHGGHRVWVAGESLDELVAIDGPSKRRVGAVEVGTGVVSVGRGGSTIAVAREGGEVRLFDVQRGSVARVPLAAGVARLDVAPGGRWAFAMQPGLKQVSVIDLARATSPGAFRGIEAPEEVVFTKNFAYIESAAGAQLGMVALDALEGREPSLQWVSTRGVGMARGGGAGLSAVPGPDGRSLFVASPAQRAIMVLGEGQRGLLGRIDNRVGTPRALLLLDRSLKEEAPGVYSTAAALDLASPRALRLDLGGGIGAFCF; this is encoded by the coding sequence ATGGGCACATCGCATCGATGGGCGGCGCTGGCCGTCGCCTCCGGGGTGCTGGCCACCGCCCTGGGGGTGGCCGCGGGAGGCACGCTGCTGATGGGTCATGCAGGCATGGGAGGGGCGTCCGCCGGCTCTTCCGGGGAGGCACCTTCCCGGGAGGCACCTCCCCGGGTGGCACCTCCCCGGGTGGCACCTTCCCGGGAGGCATCCACCACGTTCTCGGAGTTGGTGGCCGGGGTGATGACGCCGGCGTTGGATCTGGAGCGCGGCCATGCTCCCGAGGTCTGGGAGCATGAGGGAATGCATATCTCCTTGACGCTTGAGGCCGCCGAGCGCGGGCCGATCGCTCGTCTGAAGGTCACCGACGCCGAGAGCGGGGATCCGGTGCGGGGGTTAAAGCCCCGGGCCTGGCTGGATGGGCCGGGGGTGGATGGCCCGCTTAAGGGGGCAGCCTGTGGCGCCCGGGTGCAGGAGCTGAAGGAGGGTGGGCTTGCGGAGCGCGCGGAAGTCGATCTCAACGGGTTGCGCGTGATGCTGCTCAACGACGACCACACGTTGAGCGTGGTCAACCCGCAGATCGCGCTCAAACAGACCCGGCTTGAGGCGCTGCTGAGGCTTCCGGGGGAGGTGGCCGACTGGGTGCTGCATCCCGACGGGCGCTCGCTCTACCTGTCGATTCCCGAGTTAAGGCAGGTGCTGGTGGTGGAGACACAGGGTTTTAGGGTGGCGTCGACTCTGGCGCTCGAAGAGGCGCCGGGGGCGTTGGCGGTGTCACCCGATGGTCGGCATCTGTGGGTGGGGGGCGCCGGGGCCGAGGCGTCGGCGCTGCGTGTGATCGACACCTACGATGACCGGGTGGTGGAGGAGGTGGAGGTGGGGCCGGGGCCGCATCAGGTGGTGTTTTCGCATGGCGGCCACCGGGTGTGGGTGGCCGGGGAGTCTCTGGATGAGCTGGTGGCGATCGACGGGCCATCGAAGCGTCGGGTGGGGGCAGTAGAGGTCGGAACTGGCGTTGTGTCGGTGGGCCGGGGCGGATCAACGATCGCTGTGGCGCGGGAGGGCGGGGAGGTGCGTCTTTTTGATGTGCAGCGAGGCTCCGTGGCGAGGGTGCCGCTGGCGGCCGGCGTCGCGAGGCTGGATGTGGCGCCCGGGGGGCGTTGGGCCTTTGCGATGCAGCCGGGCCTCAAGCAGGTGAGCGTGATCGACCTTGCGCGAGCCACCTCGCCAGGGGCGTTTCGGGGAATCGAGGCGCCCGAGGAGGTCGTGTTTACCAAAAACTTTGCCTACATCGAGAGCGCGGCCGGCGCGCAGCTGGGGATGGTGGCGCTGGACGCTCTGGAAGGCCGCGAGCCGAGCCTGCAGTGGGTGTCGACCCGTGGGGTCGGCATGGCGCGTGGCGGGGGGGCTGGCTTGAGCGCGGTGCCCGGTCCTGATGGGCGCTCGCTCTTTGTGGCCTCCCCCGCGCAGCGGGCGATTATGGTGCTGGGGGAGGGGCAACGCGGGCTGCTGGGGCGGATCGACAACCGTGTGGGAACCCCGCGGGCGTTGTTGCTCCTGGATCGTTCGCTAAAGGAGGAGGCCCCGGGGGTGTACAGCACCGCCGCAGCGCTGGATCTGGCCAGCCCCCGGGCGCTCCGACTGGACCTGGGCGGCGGAATCGGGGCGTTTTGCTTCTGA
- a CDS encoding ammonia-forming cytochrome c nitrite reductase subunit c552, whose protein sequence is MSQTSSDPPRKKFPLQRGYIIAVALTAGVTIIIVALLMNIFERRTEGQTPFYRVVEVDEETVDPKVWAQNWPHQYDSYMRTVDHERTRYGGSSAVPMQKLDKDPWLKKMWSGYAFAVDYREARGHAYMLLDQEETERVTEFQQPGACLHCHASVIPAYRFAGEGDVWAGFVKMSGMPYEEARNIVDDSGEQLIEHPVACVDCHNPETMSLRVSRPAFKAGIAALMKHERGIEDYDVNRDASRQEMRTYVCGQCHVEYYFDPQDKHVIYPWAQGINVDDEIAYYDEVGFNDWTHGYTGTPMLKAQHPEFELYNAGTHAAAGVACADCHMPYERMGAMKVSNHHVRSPLLDMASSCMTCHGGSESDLRQRVHTIQDTTQGLIDRAANALVEMMDDLALARAMGATPEDLAEAYRLHREAQFRLDWIYSENSRGFHAPQEAARVLADAIDQARQAQLEARRIIAALEARGATRPEHVEGSEVGTEKPVKPEPAPVEGVTPAEQAPAGVY, encoded by the coding sequence ATGAGCCAGACCTCTTCGGATCCCCCTCGTAAAAAGTTTCCTCTTCAACGCGGCTACATCATCGCTGTGGCGCTCACCGCCGGGGTCACCATCATCATCGTCGCGCTCTTAATGAACATCTTTGAGCGCCGCACCGAAGGTCAGACCCCCTTCTACCGCGTCGTCGAGGTCGACGAAGAGACCGTCGACCCCAAAGTCTGGGCGCAGAACTGGCCGCATCAGTACGACTCGTACATGCGCACCGTCGACCATGAACGCACCCGCTACGGGGGCTCCAGCGCGGTGCCGATGCAGAAGCTCGACAAAGATCCCTGGCTCAAAAAGATGTGGTCTGGCTATGCGTTCGCCGTCGACTACCGCGAGGCCCGCGGCCACGCCTACATGCTCCTCGACCAGGAGGAGACCGAGCGCGTGACCGAGTTTCAGCAACCCGGCGCCTGCCTGCACTGCCACGCCTCGGTGATCCCCGCCTACCGCTTCGCCGGCGAGGGCGACGTCTGGGCGGGTTTTGTGAAGATGAGCGGTATGCCCTACGAGGAGGCCCGCAACATCGTCGACGACTCCGGCGAGCAGCTCATTGAGCACCCCGTGGCCTGCGTTGATTGCCACAACCCCGAGACGATGAGCCTGCGCGTGAGCCGCCCGGCCTTTAAAGCCGGCATCGCCGCGCTGATGAAGCATGAGCGCGGCATCGAAGACTACGACGTCAACCGCGACGCCTCCCGCCAGGAGATGCGCACCTATGTCTGCGGCCAGTGCCACGTTGAATACTACTTCGATCCGCAGGACAAGCACGTGATCTACCCCTGGGCACAGGGCATCAACGTCGACGACGAGATCGCCTACTACGACGAGGTCGGCTTCAACGACTGGACCCACGGCTACACCGGCACCCCCATGCTCAAAGCCCAGCACCCCGAGTTTGAGCTCTACAACGCCGGCACCCACGCCGCTGCCGGCGTGGCCTGCGCCGACTGCCATATGCCCTATGAGCGCATGGGCGCGATGAAGGTCAGCAACCACCACGTGCGCTCCCCGCTGCTCGATATGGCGTCGAGCTGCATGACCTGCCATGGCGGCTCCGAATCCGACCTTCGCCAACGCGTGCATACCATCCAGGACACCACCCAGGGACTCATCGACCGCGCCGCCAACGCGCTCGTCGAGATGATGGATGACCTGGCCCTGGCCCGGGCCATGGGCGCCACCCCCGAAGACCTCGCCGAAGCCTACAGGCTCCACCGCGAAGCGCAGTTCCGCCTCGACTGGATCTACTCGGAGAACTCCCGCGGCTTCCACGCGCCTCAAGAGGCCGCCCGCGTGCTGGCCGACGCCATCGACCAGGCCCGCCAGGCTCAGCTCGAAGCGCGCCGCATCATCGCCGCCCTGGAAGCCAGAGGCGCCACCCGCCCCGAGCACGTCGAAGGCTCCGAAGTAGGCACCGAGAAGCCCGTCAAACCCGAGCCCGCCCCCGTCGAAGGTGTGACGCCTGCTGAGCAAGCTCCGGCCGGCGTCTACTGA
- a CDS encoding YecA family protein, translating to MRRVNRCALVVRPSQPFVDWVRQVDRDYAAGLSDEDLLASDEVFLTPLFHVPEDTEEYLEKNATRVFEAMLHRWCYDPRKWPKERGWGVFQEWLNYEVAVDLHDLPAAPLRHGERASYGGKEPEFEFWESVLDDYEEQVHHVRSEVWSDGLFREFEGSPEANALQTRVGGARLVLDYVHVYRNEPFSEINAELLEDAMFSALQLRGFEIGLDGASIVEELKALFGYVQRVVDFEPADACLELLKREGLSAELDAAMQEAADKHAANKRARKADEERLAAGQALLASGLWAGLQKPFVVREPELGRNDPCACGSGKKYKRCCLTVS from the coding sequence ATGCGTCGAGTGAATCGTTGTGCGTTGGTTGTGCGGCCGTCGCAGCCTTTTGTGGACTGGGTGCGTCAGGTGGATCGTGACTATGCGGCGGGGCTGAGCGATGAGGATCTGCTCGCCAGTGATGAGGTCTTTCTCACGCCGCTTTTTCATGTGCCTGAGGACACCGAGGAGTACCTGGAGAAGAACGCCACGCGGGTTTTTGAGGCGATGCTCCACCGGTGGTGTTACGACCCGAGGAAGTGGCCGAAAGAGCGGGGCTGGGGCGTCTTTCAGGAGTGGCTGAACTACGAGGTTGCCGTCGATTTGCATGATCTGCCCGCGGCGCCCTTGAGGCATGGCGAGCGAGCGTCGTACGGGGGCAAGGAGCCCGAGTTTGAGTTCTGGGAGAGCGTGCTCGACGATTATGAAGAGCAGGTGCATCACGTGCGCTCCGAGGTGTGGTCCGACGGGCTCTTTCGGGAGTTTGAGGGGTCGCCGGAGGCAAACGCGCTGCAAACGCGCGTGGGTGGGGCGCGTCTGGTCCTGGATTATGTGCATGTGTACCGCAACGAGCCCTTTTCGGAGATCAACGCGGAGCTGCTGGAAGATGCGATGTTCAGCGCTCTTCAGCTGCGAGGCTTTGAGATCGGCCTGGATGGGGCGTCGATCGTCGAGGAGCTCAAGGCGCTCTTCGGGTATGTGCAGCGCGTGGTTGACTTTGAGCCGGCCGACGCCTGCCTGGAGCTTCTGAAGCGTGAGGGGCTGTCTGCGGAGTTGGACGCGGCGATGCAGGAGGCCGCCGATAAGCACGCCGCGAACAAGCGGGCCCGCAAGGCCGACGAGGAGCGGTTGGCTGCCGGTCAGGCGTTGCTCGCCAGCGGCCTCTGGGCGGGGCTTCAAAAGCCCTTCGTGGTCCGGGAGCCGGAGCTCGGACGTAACGATCCCTGCGCCTGTGGGAGCGGGAAGAAGTACAAGCGCTGCTGTTTGACCGTGTCCTGA
- the nrfH gene encoding cytochrome c nitrite reductase small subunit has translation MNTIPAHAFGLVLAVGVGVLVGVGLFTFLYADGHAYLQDDPLVCANCHIMQPQYDSWMASSHQNVATCNDCHTPNSLIPKYISKADNGFRHAWAFTFDNFYEPIQIIPRNQRVLQNQCISCHGDLVHPILDEDDNPQCVNCHFSVGHAGHQRPQRF, from the coding sequence ATGAATACCATTCCCGCACATGCTTTCGGGCTCGTCCTGGCCGTGGGGGTCGGAGTGCTTGTGGGCGTCGGCCTCTTTACCTTCCTCTACGCCGACGGCCACGCCTACCTCCAGGACGACCCGCTGGTCTGCGCCAACTGCCATATTATGCAGCCCCAGTACGACTCCTGGATGGCCTCCAGCCATCAAAACGTGGCCACCTGCAACGACTGCCACACGCCCAACAGCCTGATCCCCAAATACATCTCCAAGGCTGATAACGGCTTTCGCCACGCCTGGGCCTTTACCTTCGATAACTTCTACGAGCCCATCCAGATCATCCCGCGCAACCAGCGCGTGCTGCAAAACCAGTGCATCAGCTGCCACGGCGACCTCGTCCACCCCATCCTCGACGAGGACGACAACCCTCAATGCGTCAACTGCCACTTCAGCGTCGGCCACGCCGGCCACCAGCGCCCGCAGCGCTTCTGA